The region GATACAGGATTGATGAGAAAAAATGAAAGTCAGAAAATCCGTGAAGTGTTTGATAAAAAATTAGCTTTGAATCACATTCATATTGATGCATCAGATCTTTTTATCAGCAGATTAAAAAATATTTCTGACCCTGAACAAAAAAGAAAAATTATTGGCAACACTTTTATTGAAGTTTTTGAACTGGAAGCAAAAAAAATAAACGGGGTTGATTTTCTTGTACAGGGAACACTTTATCCTGATGTAATCGAATCAGTTTCAGTTAAAGGATCGTCTGTTACCATTAAGTCACATCACAATGTTGGCGGTTTGCCTGAAAAAATGAATTTGAAATTAATTGAACCATTCAGAACATTGTTTAAAGATGAAGTAAGAAATGTTGGACGTGAGCTTAATATACCTGAGGAATTTATTCAAAGACATCCTTTCCCTGGGCCCGGATTGGCAGTAAGAGTCCTTGGACCTGTTGATAAAGAAAAACTTGAAATGCTTAGGGAAGCTGATGATATTTTTATAAAGTCAATTATAGATGCAGAGATTTATAACGAGATTTGGCAGGCATTTTCTGTTCTGCTGCCGGTTCAATCAGTAGGGGTAATGGGTGATGCGAGGACTTATGAATACGTTCTTGCTTTACGTGCTGTTACATCTGTCGATGGAATGACAGCCGATTGGTATAATTTTAAACATGATTTTCTCTCTAATGTTTCTAATAAAATTATCAATAAAGTTCGAGGTATCAACAGAGTTGTTTATGATATAAGTTCGAAACCACCTGCAACTATTGAGTGGGAATAAATGAAAGATGAAAAAATAAAGTATAAGTTGAAGCTTGCTTCTACGTATGTTTCTGAAGGGAAAAATCTGCATGCTATCCAAATTTATCAACGACTTATTAATCTGACAGATTCTGATGAGATATACTACTTATTAACTGAACTTTATGAGAGTATGGGATTTACTGATTCAGCAATTGGTCTGTTAGAACAATTACATTCCAAGTTTCCAGAGAATATCAATATTTCACTTTACTACGGACAGTTTTTATTAAGGAATTCAAAATGGTATGAAGCTATTCAGATTCTTGATAACATAAAACAAAACAACTCTTTTGTTTTATATCTTATTGCTTATTCCTACCTGATGATAAATGAATTTGAGATAAGCAAAGATTACTTTACAGATTATATTAAGAGCAATGATAATGACGAATTAAAGCTTAAGGCTCATCTTTATCTTGCAATCATTGAATATGAACTTAAAAACTATGACAAGGCTTTAGATTTTGTAAATAAAGCACAATTTGTTTATTCAGATTTTTGGGAGTTAAATCTAATATCTGCAAAAATTTATTACAGCCTTAAAATGTATAATCACGCACTTACATCAATTGAGAAAGCATTAAGGACAAACGCTAATGATGTAAGTGTTCAGGAATATGCCGGCAAGATTTTTTATGCATTGGAGGATTTTGAAAAATCTGAAATGCATTTTTCAAAAGCAATTGAGCTTAGCTCTTAGAAGTATATTTAATATTATTTTTAGTTAGTTAAAGTTTTATCAGGTCGAAAAGTTTTTTATTTTATATTGAACTTTACAATAGATTGTAAAAAGTTTATACTTTTAAAGAATTAAAATTAGATACGTTAAAAATGAGAACAGCTTTTTTATTATTATTCTTGTTTACACTCTCAGTACACTCACAAAATATTTCAGTTGATAATAACCGGGATTTTGAAAAAGCTCTTCAATTTTACAAATCTCACAAGTATTCTGATGCTCTTTCGTTATTTAAGTTGATTGAATCCAGAAAAGAAAATAACTCAAAGCTTACAGCTTCTTCGTTGTTTATTTGCAAAATACTTCAGGAGCAGAAGAAATACTCTGAATCTGAATCTGCCTTAAAAAGTTTCTTAGAAAAGTATCCGACAAGCAGATATCTTGAAGAAGCTAATACTTTACTTATTAATAATTATATACAACAGCAAAAATATCTTTCCGCATTCAACAATTTGATTAATCTGCTTAATGAAAGTAACTCCGTAGTTTACAAAAATGAAAACAAGAATCTGGCAGAAAAAATTGCATTATACTATCTAAAAAGTTCCGATATCGGTAAAACCCTTGAGCAATATGAAAATGAGAAAATAGAACCATTCCTTATTTTGTTAGAAGGGAAGCTGTTATTACAAGAAAATGATAAACTAAATGCTGGTAAAAAATTCAGTGAAATAACTTCTAATTTTATTTCTTCTGAAGAATATTTAGAAGCCTTAAATCTTAAAAAAAATATTAGATCAACACAGAATGATGAATCAGTTCCGGCTGTTGGTGTTTTAATCTCATTAACCGATTCTAATGATAGAGAAATTATCTCTGCGCTTGAGGTGTTGGAGGGAATGAAATTTGCATTTCATAAGTATAATTCAACTAACACTGATAAAATTGGACTAATTGTTAAAGATATTAAACGAAACAATGAATTAACAAATCAATTTGCTTCTGAGTTTATTGAAAATGGTAATATCAGATGTATTTTAGGACCAATTTTTAGTGATGATGTCAGAGCTGCTCTGAAGGAAATTGATAGATCAGATATTTGTTTGATCTCTCCGACTGCAACCGATGATGATTTGATTCAATTAAGCGAAAATTTTTTTCAGGCAAATCCATCATTAACTTCCAGAGGTAAAACAATTGCCCAATATCTTTATTTTGTAGAAAATAAAAGAAACCTTGCAGTGCTCAATTCAATTGATGGATACTCACCATTATTGGCTGCAAGTTTTATAAAGGAATTTGAAAAGCTTGGAGGTACTATTAATGCAAAAGAGACCTACAAGAGTAAGTCGTTTGATCTCAGTGAGCAGATTTCAAGAATTTCTGTTTTATCAAATGTAATAGAAGGTATTTACGCTCCTATATCTGATGCATCTGATGCTGGTGCAATATTATCTCAAATGGTTCAGAATGGATTAAATGTCAATCTTTATGGTAACCAGGATTGGTTTTTGGGAAAAGGATTTGAATCTTCCTCAACATTGAGCAACAGACTAACATTCGATTCCGATTATTTTATAGATTACAACGACCCTGAGTTGAAAGATTTTTCAACTGACTTCAAAAAGGTTACTGGCTTAGAGGTAAATAGAAATGTTTTATACGGCTATGATACTGCAAAGTATTTACTAACCGTAATCAGAAATATTAATCCCACAAGAAAAAACATCCGCTATAAAATGGAATCAGGTATAAGTGTAAATGGATTTCATAACAATATTTCATTCAGTTCACAAAGAAATAATAAATACACTAACATTATCCGTTACAAAGATGGAATCTTTGAACTGGTTGAGAAATATAGATCCAATGATTGAAGTAAGGAATTCTGATGCTTAAAGTTAGAGATTTACCTAAGGACGATAGACCAAGAGAAAAATTACTATTGCTTGGTTCACAAAGCTTGACAGATGCAGAGCTGATTGCAATTTTATTGCGAACTGGAACAAAAGGTAAATCTGTTATTCAGATTGCACAGGAATTAATTAGTAAAGAAACCAATCTTGCTCAGCTTGCATCAAAAACCATTGCTGATTTGACTAAAAATTCAGGAATTGGCAAAGATAAAGCAGCAACATTATTAGCAGCATTTGAAATTAGCAGAAGAATTCTGTCGCAGACTAAATGGTTTTCAAAGAAGAAGATTACTTCTCCCGCTGATGTTGCTGAAATTTTTATCCCAATACTGAGGGACGAGGTAAAAGAACATTTCATTGTTGTTTGTTTAAACTCGGCAAATAAGATAATACGTTATGTAAGAATTTCTCAGGGTAATTTAAATTCCAGTGTTGTTGCTCAAAGAGAAATATTTAAGACCGCTGTAGAAAATAATTCTGCAAGCATTATTCTTATTCATAATCATCCAAGTGAAAATCCAGAACCCAGTAATGAAGATATTGCGATAACAAAAAAAGTTGTTGAGGCTGGTAAGATGATGGATATACCTGTCTATGATCATATAATAATTGCGGGTAGTACATATACCAGTTTTGTGGAAAGACGTCTTATATGACGCTAAAAAAATAAATATTGTGATAAATCATATTTCTTTTAATTATTTTTTTTGCATAAATTGTATAAGTATTTTAAATAACGATAAGAAATTTCCATTTTTTTGTAAATTTAATCACTAACCAATATATTCGGAGGTATCGAATGAACATAACTAAATCGTTGAGATCAGCCGTGTTGATCAGCGGTATTGCACTTACTACTGCCTTCTTTAGTGGATGCGGTGGTCTAAGTGATGCTCAATTAAAAGAATTGAGTGACCTTAAAGATGAAGTTGCTTCTCTTGAGAAAGAAGCAAACTCATTAAGAGATGAAAGAGCAAAGCTCGAAGCTCAGATCGAAGACACAAACAGAAAACTTGCTGAATGCGAAAAGCAAAAAGAAGAAGCAAGGGCAAACCTGGAAAAATTACCCAAATAATTAATTAATGATTTTTAAATATTTTCAGAGGATATATATAATGAGTATCAAATCAAAATTATTAGGAATAGTTTCCCTGGTTCTTCTGTTTACTGCTGTTAATTTTGCACAGGAAATGACTGAGGAGCAATGGGAATCAGAAATGACTACTTTCAAGAATAAGAAAGCTGCACTTGAAAGTGAAATCAGCGCTCTTAAGAGCGATATTGATAATTTAAAGGCTATGAATTTGCAGGATCCTGAAGAATGCATCGATGAGTTATACCAGATTGTTGGTGCTACAAGAAACGATGTAAATAACTTCAGAAAAGCTGTTAATGAATTAGATGGCAAGATCAAAAGAAAAGAAGGTCCAAAGAATGACAGACAAACTGATCTTAATACATTAAAGAAAAATAAAATATCAGCTTTACCAGAGTTCTTTTCAAAAGTTCATAATCAAATGCAAAAAGACTTAGATAACTGGGTTGAAGCTCCGTCAGAAATCAACTATACAGTTGTTAAAGGTGATTGTCTCTGGAACATTGCAAAGAAAAAAGAACACTATGGTAATGGATTTGCTTGGCCTGTAATTTACAAAGCTAACAGAGATCAGATTAAGAATCCTGATTTGATTTATCCAAAACAAGTTTTCAAGATTCCTAATCTTACAGAAGAAGAAAAATCAAAATATGAAAAACTAAGAAAGAATTATAAACCAGCTCCGGTACAATAATTTGTTTTTTGGTTTTACAAATTTAAGCCCTTATCTTTTCGGATGAGGGCTTTTTGTATTTAAACGGATTATGACAACAGCTGAAAAAAAGATTACACTAAATGGCGTTGATATGCTTGGGCTTCTTGGTGTTAACGACGCATTTCTTAATTTACTTGAGGACAGATTCAATTCTACTATTTCTGTCCGCGGCGATGTAGTAAATATTAAAGGTGTATTGGAAGAGGTTGAAATCGTTGAAAAAGTTATTAAAGAAATGGCTTATGTACTTAATACCAGCGGCAGATTAAATAAAAGTGATATAGAAACAATTCTTAATCTTACAATTGAAGGTAAAGAGATTATTGGCGAAGAAGAATATGATTCGATTGTCCTTTACACAAAAAATGATGTAGTTAAAGCCAAAACTCCCGGACAAAAAAAATATTTACAGATTGCTGGTAAAAATGATATTTGTTTTGCTATTGGACCTGCCGGAACAGGTAAAACCTATCTGGCTGTTGCCATTGCAGTTTCAGCACTGAAAAAGGGCGTTGTAAAAAGAATTGTGCTTGCAAGACCTGCAGTTGAAGCTGGAGAAAGTCTCGGGTTTTTACCAGGTGACTTTCAAGAAAAAATTGATCCATACTTGCGACCTTTATATGATGCTTTAGATGACATGATTCCATCTGAAAAACTGAAGAATAATATTGAAAAAAGAGTTATTGAAATCGTTCCACTTGCTTATATGCGTGGCAGAACCCTTAATAACGCTTTTGTAATTCTTGAT is a window of Ignavibacterium sp. DNA encoding:
- the guaA gene encoding glutamine-hydrolyzing GMP synthase yields the protein MQLKEKILIIDFGSQFTQLITRRVREANVYSEIHSHKISFKEVLEFNPSGIILSGGPMSVYDQDAPDIDAEILKIKIPILGICYGLQIITKEFGGKVEPAKDREYGRAQLNIIKTSPLFNGISQSTQVWMSHGDYISELPDGFNTIAKSDHAPIAAISNEDNRIYGVQFHPEVVHTIEGKKIINNFLYNICNCKGEWNPHNFIDSTIQEINTQVNKSKAICALSGGVDSTVAAVLVKKAIGENLICLHIDTGLMRKNESQKIREVFDKKLALNHIHIDASDLFISRLKNISDPEQKRKIIGNTFIEVFELEAKKINGVDFLVQGTLYPDVIESVSVKGSSVTIKSHHNVGGLPEKMNLKLIEPFRTLFKDEVRNVGRELNIPEEFIQRHPFPGPGLAVRVLGPVDKEKLEMLREADDIFIKSIIDAEIYNEIWQAFSVLLPVQSVGVMGDARTYEYVLALRAVTSVDGMTADWYNFKHDFLSNVSNKIINKVRGINRVVYDISSKPPATIEWE
- a CDS encoding CDC27 family protein, whose protein sequence is MKDEKIKYKLKLASTYVSEGKNLHAIQIYQRLINLTDSDEIYYLLTELYESMGFTDSAIGLLEQLHSKFPENINISLYYGQFLLRNSKWYEAIQILDNIKQNNSFVLYLIAYSYLMINEFEISKDYFTDYIKSNDNDELKLKAHLYLAIIEYELKNYDKALDFVNKAQFVYSDFWELNLISAKIYYSLKMYNHALTSIEKALRTNANDVSVQEYAGKIFYALEDFEKSEMHFSKAIELSS
- a CDS encoding ABC transporter substrate-binding protein, giving the protein MRTAFLLLFLFTLSVHSQNISVDNNRDFEKALQFYKSHKYSDALSLFKLIESRKENNSKLTASSLFICKILQEQKKYSESESALKSFLEKYPTSRYLEEANTLLINNYIQQQKYLSAFNNLINLLNESNSVVYKNENKNLAEKIALYYLKSSDIGKTLEQYENEKIEPFLILLEGKLLLQENDKLNAGKKFSEITSNFISSEEYLEALNLKKNIRSTQNDESVPAVGVLISLTDSNDREIISALEVLEGMKFAFHKYNSTNTDKIGLIVKDIKRNNELTNQFASEFIENGNIRCILGPIFSDDVRAALKEIDRSDICLISPTATDDDLIQLSENFFQANPSLTSRGKTIAQYLYFVENKRNLAVLNSIDGYSPLLAASFIKEFEKLGGTINAKETYKSKSFDLSEQISRISVLSNVIEGIYAPISDASDAGAILSQMVQNGLNVNLYGNQDWFLGKGFESSSTLSNRLTFDSDYFIDYNDPELKDFSTDFKKVTGLEVNRNVLYGYDTAKYLLTVIRNINPTRKNIRYKMESGISVNGFHNNISFSSQRNNKYTNIIRYKDGIFELVEKYRSND
- the radC gene encoding DNA repair protein RadC, whose product is MLKVRDLPKDDRPREKLLLLGSQSLTDAELIAILLRTGTKGKSVIQIAQELISKETNLAQLASKTIADLTKNSGIGKDKAATLLAAFEISRRILSQTKWFSKKKITSPADVAEIFIPILRDEVKEHFIVVCLNSANKIIRYVRISQGNLNSSVVAQREIFKTAVENNSASIILIHNHPSENPEPSNEDIAITKKVVEAGKMMDIPVYDHIIIAGSTYTSFVERRLI
- a CDS encoding LysM peptidoglycan-binding domain-containing protein; the protein is MSIKSKLLGIVSLVLLFTAVNFAQEMTEEQWESEMTTFKNKKAALESEISALKSDIDNLKAMNLQDPEECIDELYQIVGATRNDVNNFRKAVNELDGKIKRKEGPKNDRQTDLNTLKKNKISALPEFFSKVHNQMQKDLDNWVEAPSEINYTVVKGDCLWNIAKKKEHYGNGFAWPVIYKANRDQIKNPDLIYPKQVFKIPNLTEEEKSKYEKLRKNYKPAPVQ
- a CDS encoding PhoH family protein; its protein translation is MTTAEKKITLNGVDMLGLLGVNDAFLNLLEDRFNSTISVRGDVVNIKGVLEEVEIVEKVIKEMAYVLNTSGRLNKSDIETILNLTIEGKEIIGEEEYDSIVLYTKNDVVKAKTPGQKKYLQIAGKNDICFAIGPAGTGKTYLAVAIAVSALKKGVVKRIVLARPAVEAGESLGFLPGDFQEKIDPYLRPLYDALDDMIPSEKLKNNIEKRVIEIVPLAYMRGRTLNNAFVILDEAQNATDVQMKMFLTRLGANSKAIITGDITQIDLPVKSKSGLIQAKDILSGISGVGFVYFDKEDVVRHKLVKDIIDAYDKFNNGK